A genomic window from Leptolyngbya sp. BL0902 includes:
- a CDS encoding sensor histidine kinase: MDQTPGNNRRDDLQETAERLNLALSAAQMGSWDWNLDEQTQFWSPQSRHILGLDPEASIHRLDQWQTFVDPDDWPTTEATVNQAIATQQDFTHQFRVRWPNGDCRWVSLYGRVVPQGRSQRLVGVLQDITERKRAELSLRASESRFRAVFEQAAVGMARLSPAGRWIQVNQRLCDILGRPAHTFLGRHYSEITDEADRGQDEVYYRQLISGEQRSCQFEKRYIHGDGHAVWTLVTASVESDGDQITAFIAIIEDITERKAAREELLRRADELATTNLMLARTTALLERRNSELDQFAYVTSHDLKAPLRAIANLADWIGEDLAGQIPAENQRQLTLLKSRVQRMEALINGLLEYARIGRRERQITEVNLAQLLHSVIDSLAPPPGFQVQIAEAMPTLHTHRTALGQVFANLIGNAIKHHHQPQGTITITCRPQGDFLKFCVSDDGPGIDPQYHDKIFTIFQTLKARDDFESTGVGLSVVKKIVESENGRVWLDSAPGQGSRFYFTWPLSSG, from the coding sequence ATGGATCAAACACCTGGGAACAACAGGCGAGATGACCTCCAGGAAACTGCCGAACGGCTGAATCTTGCCCTCAGTGCGGCCCAAATGGGGTCTTGGGATTGGAATTTGGATGAGCAAACTCAGTTTTGGTCGCCCCAAAGCAGACACATCCTGGGCCTCGATCCAGAGGCATCCATTCACCGCCTCGACCAGTGGCAGACCTTTGTTGATCCCGACGATTGGCCCACCACCGAGGCCACGGTGAACCAAGCCATCGCCACCCAGCAGGATTTCACCCATCAATTTCGGGTGCGGTGGCCCAATGGAGATTGTCGCTGGGTCAGCCTCTATGGACGGGTGGTGCCCCAGGGTCGCAGTCAGCGCTTGGTGGGGGTGCTGCAAGACATCACCGAACGCAAACGGGCAGAATTGTCGCTGCGGGCGAGTGAATCCCGGTTTCGGGCGGTGTTTGAACAGGCGGCGGTGGGCATGGCGCGGCTGTCGCCAGCGGGACGGTGGATTCAGGTGAATCAGCGCCTCTGCGACATCCTAGGACGCCCCGCCCACACCTTTTTGGGACGGCATTATTCTGAAATTACCGACGAGGCCGACCGGGGCCAAGATGAGGTGTACTATCGGCAACTGATCAGCGGCGAGCAGCGATCCTGCCAGTTTGAAAAGCGCTACATCCACGGCGATGGCCATGCGGTGTGGACACTGGTGACGGCCTCCGTGGAGAGCGATGGCGACCAGATCACCGCCTTCATCGCCATCATTGAAGACATCACAGAGCGCAAAGCTGCCCGCGAAGAACTGCTGCGCCGCGCCGACGAACTGGCCACCACCAACCTGATGCTGGCCCGCACCACCGCCCTGCTAGAACGGCGCAACAGCGAACTGGATCAGTTTGCCTACGTCACCTCCCACGACCTCAAGGCACCGCTGCGGGCCATCGCCAACCTGGCCGACTGGATCGGCGAAGACCTGGCAGGACAAATTCCGGCGGAAAATCAGCGGCAGCTCACCCTCCTCAAAAGCCGGGTGCAGCGCATGGAAGCCCTGATCAACGGCCTGCTGGAGTATGCCCGCATTGGTCGTCGCGAACGGCAAATTACCGAAGTCAACCTGGCCCAACTGCTCCATAGCGTGATCGATTCCCTCGCGCCGCCCCCCGGCTTCCAGGTGCAGATTGCCGAGGCCATGCCCACCCTCCACACCCACCGCACCGCCCTCGGCCAGGTATTCGCCAACCTAATTGGCAACGCCATCAAACACCACCATCAACCCCAGGGCACCATCACCATCACCTGTCGGCCCCAGGGCGATTTCCTCAAGTTCTGCGTTAGCGACGATGGCCCCGGCATTGATCCCCAATACCACGACAAAATTTTCACCATTTTCCAAACCCTCAAGGCCAGGGACGACTTTGAAAGCACAGGCGTGGGCCTCTCAGTGGTAAAGAAGATCGTAGAGTCTGAAAATGGCCGCGTGTGGCTAGACTCCGCCCCAGGGCAAGGCAGCCGCTTTTACTTTACCTGGCCGCTGTCCAGTGGGTGA
- a CDS encoding DUF4351 domain-containing protein has product MLDLQMADIRQTRFYQEVFAEGREEGREEGREEGREEGREVGTQQGEATAVLRMLVRRLGPLSETQVAHIRGLPLPQLEALLDVVLDLADGAELGAWLEAHPVTAPEPQG; this is encoded by the coding sequence ATGCTGGATCTACAAATGGCCGATATTCGGCAAACCCGCTTCTACCAAGAGGTCTTTGCAGAGGGTCGTGAAGAGGGCCGTGAAGAGGGTCGTGAAGAGGGTCGTGAAGAGGGCCGTGAAGTTGGGACACAGCAGGGAGAGGCGACGGCGGTGCTCCGAATGCTGGTGCGACGTTTGGGGCCTTTGTCAGAGACCCAGGTGGCCCATATTCGGGGGTTGCCGCTGCCGCAGTTGGAGGCGTTGCTAGATGTGGTGCTGGATTTGGCGGATGGGGCCGAGCTAGGCGCTTGGTTAGAGGCGCACCCGGTGACGGCACCCGAACCCCAGGGCTAA
- a CDS encoding J domain-containing protein, producing MTRQSSSGSTNQKAKRSSKKSASSRIPDFNQIRAKIREIAKTNKYDEEILLSFAEFINGGEFKSIEPKMQDLKNAVIKAFGYSSYAELSKDGAFSLFVKDHNLRMTNTEAWLKVYRKFVGLPESERNSIGKSSINGINVLRNFLPWDVFDLDPEKATAEDIKAAFNKIAKKHHPDHGGDPAVFEELKIMRDTLLSAY from the coding sequence ATGACTAGACAATCAAGCTCAGGATCTACGAATCAGAAAGCTAAGAGATCTAGCAAGAAGTCAGCTTCAAGTAGAATTCCTGACTTTAATCAGATTCGAGCAAAAATTCGTGAAATTGCAAAAACTAATAAATATGACGAAGAAATTCTCCTAAGCTTCGCTGAGTTTATCAACGGTGGGGAATTTAAGAGTATTGAGCCAAAAATGCAAGATCTCAAGAATGCAGTCATTAAAGCTTTTGGTTACTCTTCTTATGCAGAACTAAGCAAAGATGGGGCTTTTAGCCTTTTTGTCAAAGACCATAATCTCAGAATGACTAACACAGAAGCTTGGCTCAAAGTTTATCGAAAGTTTGTAGGCTTGCCTGAAAGTGAACGAAACTCGATTGGTAAGTCATCTATCAATGGGATCAATGTCCTACGCAACTTCCTACCTTGGGATGTCTTTGATTTAGATCCTGAAAAAGCCACGGCAGAAGACATTAAAGCTGCATTTAATAAAATTGCCAAGAAACATCACCCTGATCATGGTGGTGACCCAGCAGTCTTTGAGGAACTAAAGATCATGAGAGACACCCTACTTTCAGCCTACTAA
- a CDS encoding DEAD/DEAH box helicase family protein has protein sequence MGRNEADTRAQLIDPALHNRGWTETLHIKREQTPGAIDIVQGRGKRRSRGRADYVLRLVVQEGMQPVAVALIEAKAEAKAPTEGLEQAKAYASGKLHHIQFVYATNGHLFVEYDRHTGHTSAPRPLAEFPTPADLRRRYEAEQGFSLDSAMAKPLLTPYPVGEGKRRYYQDAAIRAALEKMARCHAQGEPGRVLLSLATGAGKTFIAVNLLKRISDAGLLRRALFVCDRDELRIQASAAFQKLFGSNAATVTSREPQKNAKVLIATYQTLDVDQEEADANFFTQCDSENYFSFHFDTPSLQPKGMTSALFLLMIA, from the coding sequence ATGGGACGTAACGAGGCAGACACCAGGGCTCAACTGATTGACCCCGCCCTACACAACCGGGGATGGACAGAGACCCTCCACATCAAGCGAGAGCAGACCCCCGGTGCGATTGACATTGTGCAGGGGCGGGGCAAGCGGCGCAGCCGGGGACGGGCGGATTATGTCTTGCGTCTGGTGGTGCAGGAGGGGATGCAGCCCGTGGCCGTGGCGTTGATCGAAGCCAAGGCCGAGGCCAAAGCCCCCACGGAAGGACTGGAACAGGCCAAAGCCTACGCCAGCGGCAAGCTGCACCATATTCAGTTTGTCTATGCCACCAATGGCCATTTGTTTGTAGAGTATGACCGCCACACGGGGCACACCTCGGCCCCTCGGCCCCTGGCGGAGTTTCCGACCCCCGCTGACCTCCGCAGACGCTACGAGGCCGAGCAGGGCTTTAGCTTAGACAGCGCCATGGCCAAGCCACTGCTCACCCCCTACCCCGTCGGCGAGGGCAAACGCCGCTATTACCAGGATGCGGCGATTCGGGCAGCGCTGGAAAAAATGGCCCGCTGCCACGCCCAGGGAGAACCGGGCCGGGTGCTGCTGTCGCTGGCGACGGGGGCGGGGAAGACGTTTATTGCCGTCAACCTGCTGAAGCGAATTTCCGATGCGGGGCTGTTGCGGCGGGCGCTGTTTGTGTGTGATCGCGACGAACTGCGTATTCAAGCCTCGGCGGCGTTCCAAAAGCTGTTTGGCTCCAATGCGGCCACGGTGACTTCAAGGGAACCACAGAAAAATGCCAAGGTGCTGATCGCCACCTATCAAACCCTGGATGTGGATCAGGAGGAGGCCGACGCCAACTTTTTCACCCAGTGCGACTCCGAAAACTACTTTAGCTTCCACTTCGACACACCCAGCCTGCAACCTAAAGGTATGACTTCAGCGCTTTTTTTGCTGATGATAGCTTGA
- a CDS encoding DUF2281 domain-containing protein, whose amino-acid sequence MTQLETQLLEKLRTLPTDKQHEVLDFVEFLIARTTTPQPPTEPIAAEHRTAETQL is encoded by the coding sequence ATGACCCAACTCGAAACCCAACTCCTCGAAAAACTCCGTACCCTGCCCACCGACAAACAACACGAAGTATTAGATTTCGTCGAGTTCTTGATTGCTAGAACGACAACTCCCCAGCCCCCCACAGAGCCCATAGCGGCAGAGCATCGCACTGCTGAAACTCAGCTTTAG
- a CDS encoding N-6 DNA methylase — MAKTSDSNGKTSNGRLFTTQQSLDSYVKSICDIMRRSNCAGALQYVPELTWILFLRILDELEAGEQDELEALGQDFKPSIGFPYRWREWAAPHDEDPLKQVDGLPQGWKRKELTDGAEGEFFKFLHTDLIPHLKALKTLPDATPRQKVISEILSSVERTRIDTEKNFLDILDKVHNIHLEGIDPTHIFPLSQVYEGLLLKMGEKGNDGGQFFTPRVVIRAMVKAIDPKIGETIYDPGCGTGGFLAEGFNHIRQALGDHIDADQQETLKYKTFYGREKDNAIYPIALANLVLHGIDLPHLWHGNTLTGGVTYDGLYDGAPSQFDVLLMNPPFGGKEDKAAQTDFAYKTSSTQALFLQHTLAAMKNGGRCGIVLDEGILFRTNETAFVQTKRKLLDDCDVWAIVSLPPGVFTAAGAGVKTNLVFFTKGKPTESIWYYDLSDRKVTKKKPLLDKDFDPFFELLPSRGDSDCSWTVTRADIEAKNFDLKAVNPNKVNEEDDRTPTQLLDIIEAKGKEVEAALAKLRG, encoded by the coding sequence ATGGCCAAGACAAGCGACAGTAACGGAAAGACCAGTAACGGTCGCCTCTTCACCACCCAACAGAGCCTCGACAGCTACGTTAAGTCCATCTGCGACATCATGCGCCGCTCCAACTGTGCCGGGGCGCTCCAGTATGTTCCAGAACTCACCTGGATCCTCTTTCTACGCATCCTCGACGAGCTAGAAGCGGGCGAACAAGACGAACTCGAAGCCCTGGGGCAAGACTTTAAGCCCTCCATTGGCTTTCCCTACCGCTGGCGCGAATGGGCCGCCCCCCACGACGAAGACCCGCTCAAGCAAGTCGATGGCCTCCCCCAAGGCTGGAAACGCAAAGAACTTACCGACGGGGCAGAGGGCGAGTTCTTCAAATTCCTCCACACCGACCTGATTCCCCACCTCAAAGCCCTCAAAACCCTGCCCGATGCCACCCCCCGCCAAAAAGTCATCAGCGAAATTCTCTCCAGCGTCGAACGCACCCGCATCGACACCGAAAAGAACTTCCTCGACATTCTCGACAAAGTTCACAACATCCACCTAGAGGGCATTGACCCCACCCACATTTTTCCGCTGTCCCAGGTGTATGAAGGGCTGCTGCTGAAGATGGGCGAAAAGGGCAACGACGGCGGCCAATTCTTTACGCCCCGCGTGGTCATTCGCGCCATGGTCAAGGCCATTGATCCCAAAATTGGCGAAACCATCTACGATCCGGGCTGCGGCACGGGCGGATTCCTGGCCGAAGGCTTTAACCACATCCGCCAAGCCTTGGGCGACCACATCGACGCCGACCAGCAAGAAACCCTGAAATACAAAACCTTCTACGGCCGCGAAAAAGACAACGCCATCTACCCCATCGCCCTCGCCAACCTGGTGCTCCACGGCATCGACCTGCCCCACCTCTGGCACGGCAACACGTTGACAGGCGGCGTCACCTACGACGGGCTCTACGACGGTGCCCCGTCCCAATTCGATGTGTTGCTGATGAACCCACCCTTTGGCGGCAAAGAAGATAAAGCCGCCCAAACCGACTTTGCCTACAAAACCAGTTCCACCCAGGCGCTTTTTCTTCAGCACACCCTCGCCGCCATGAAAAACGGCGGACGCTGTGGCATTGTTTTGGATGAAGGCATCCTCTTTCGCACCAACGAAACCGCCTTCGTACAAACTAAACGCAAGCTGCTCGACGATTGCGACGTGTGGGCCATTGTTAGCCTGCCCCCTGGGGTGTTTACGGCAGCGGGGGCCGGGGTAAAAACCAACCTGGTCTTTTTCACCAAGGGCAAACCCACCGAATCCATCTGGTACTACGACCTCAGTGATCGCAAAGTCACCAAGAAAAAGCCCCTGCTCGATAAAGACTTCGACCCATTCTTTGAGCTACTGCCCAGCCGGGGCGACAGCGATTGCAGTTGGACAGTGACCCGTGCCGACATCGAGGCCAAAAACTTCGACCTCAAGGCTGTCAATCCCAATAAGGTCAACGAGGAAGATGACCGCACCCCCACGCAACTCCTCGACATCATCGAGGCTAAAGGTAAGGAAGTTGAGGCGGCCTTAGCCAAGCTGAGGGGCTGA
- a CDS encoding Panacea domain-containing protein, with protein sequence MLDCLDIARYFIARAYDDGREADMTNMKVQKLLYYAQSLHLALYDEPLFENEMQAWRYGPVCPPAYRFYSDFEANQLPIPDSAELATIPTLQQQLLDEVWDYFGLHHAYVLSSMTHLEFPWKKARRGLPERASSTEPIALEDMHLLGEQKLLEIERDHPAYHFLVVNALRDAFDPAQPQPVIQRENIDDWLESLLA encoded by the coding sequence ATGCTGGATTGCCTAGACATTGCGCGTTATTTCATCGCTCGGGCCTATGACGATGGCCGCGAAGCCGACATGACCAACATGAAGGTGCAAAAGCTGCTCTACTATGCCCAGAGCCTACACCTGGCCCTCTACGATGAACCCCTCTTTGAGAACGAGATGCAGGCGTGGCGCTATGGCCCCGTCTGCCCTCCGGCCTATCGGTTCTATAGCGACTTTGAAGCCAACCAGCTCCCCATCCCCGACTCGGCAGAACTAGCCACAATCCCCACCCTCCAACAGCAGCTTCTCGATGAAGTGTGGGACTACTTTGGCCTTCACCACGCCTACGTGCTCAGCAGCATGACCCACCTCGAATTTCCGTGGAAAAAAGCCCGCCGAGGATTGCCCGAACGCGCCAGTTCCACCGAACCCATTGCCCTAGAGGACATGCACCTCCTTGGCGAACAAAAGCTCCTGGAGATCGAGCGAGACCACCCCGCCTACCATTTTTTGGTGGTGAATGCCCTGCGGGATGCCTTTGACCCCGCCCAACCCCAGCCCGTGATTCAGCGAGAGAACATCGATGACTGGCTCGAATCCCTACTCGCTTGA
- the ptsG gene encoding glucose-specific PTS transporter subunit IIBC, producing MDIKQTWNKAFGLLQKMGKSLMLPVSVLPVAGLLLGLGSARLIELQQIEQGLLTDSKFWWLPEWLAAIMRNSGDAIFASMPLIFAIAVAIGYTGNDGVSALAATVGLMVFLATLGTVAIGMGLETKEVLGISTLDTGVFGGLIMGCIAAYMFNRFFRITLPPYLGFFAGKRSVPIITAFAAILMGLLMSVIWPPIGALIDSFASTAAEGDNVGITVAIYGFIERLLLPFGLHHVWNVPFFFEIGSFTDPITGQQVTGDIARFFAGDPTAGIIGGAYWFKMFGLPAAALAIWQSAKPKNRKQVGGLMISAALTSFLTGITEPIEFSFLFVAPPLFAVHAVIAGFGNWLFVTLGGRMGFTFSHGLIDFVLFNGLGTRVWLIPALAPIFAAVYYFTFRFMIYHFDLKTPGRELDTGTDDVSAAITGDKAEMAKALVLAFGGRSNIKNLDACITRLRIEVEDMAKVNVPRLKALGASGVVQVGNNAQAIFGPRSDNLKTDMGDYLKVAGPEADMVEVPAEGFVDEPANDLAKIPPDPQAGEKAEAMIAALGGADNLRTVDPVALTRLRIEITNPVTVNETALQSAGVQGMMRVQENVLHLVVGLNAEQYAGEITQRLGTKV from the coding sequence ATGGACATCAAACAAACCTGGAACAAAGCCTTTGGGCTGCTGCAAAAGATGGGCAAGTCGCTGATGCTGCCCGTGTCGGTGTTGCCTGTGGCGGGTTTGCTGCTGGGCCTGGGCAGCGCCCGATTGATTGAGCTTCAGCAAATTGAGCAAGGGCTGCTGACCGACTCCAAATTTTGGTGGTTGCCGGAGTGGCTGGCGGCGATTATGCGGAACTCTGGCGACGCGATTTTTGCCAGTATGCCGCTGATTTTTGCCATTGCGGTGGCCATTGGCTACACGGGCAACGATGGCGTTTCGGCCCTGGCGGCGACGGTGGGGCTGATGGTGTTTCTGGCCACCCTGGGCACCGTGGCTATCGGGATGGGCCTCGAAACCAAGGAGGTGCTAGGCATTTCCACCCTGGATACGGGGGTGTTTGGCGGCTTGATTATGGGCTGCATTGCGGCCTACATGTTCAACCGATTTTTCAGGATTACCCTGCCGCCCTACCTGGGTTTCTTTGCCGGGAAGCGGTCGGTGCCGATTATCACCGCCTTTGCCGCCATTTTGATGGGCCTGCTGATGAGCGTGATTTGGCCCCCCATCGGTGCCCTGATCGACAGCTTTGCCTCCACCGCCGCCGAGGGGGACAACGTGGGCATTACTGTGGCCATCTACGGCTTCATCGAGCGCCTGCTGCTGCCCTTTGGCCTGCACCACGTTTGGAACGTGCCCTTCTTCTTTGAAATCGGCTCCTTCACCGACCCGATTACTGGCCAACAGGTGACGGGCGACATTGCCCGCTTCTTTGCCGGAGACCCCACCGCTGGCATCATTGGCGGAGCCTACTGGTTCAAGATGTTTGGCCTGCCTGCCGCCGCCCTGGCCATTTGGCAAAGCGCCAAGCCCAAAAACCGCAAGCAGGTGGGGGGTCTGATGATTTCCGCCGCCCTCACCTCCTTTTTGACGGGCATCACCGAGCCGATTGAGTTCTCCTTTTTGTTTGTGGCCCCGCCGCTGTTTGCCGTCCATGCGGTGATTGCCGGGTTTGGCAACTGGCTATTTGTCACCCTGGGCGGACGCATGGGCTTCACCTTCTCCCACGGGCTGATCGACTTTGTGCTGTTCAACGGCCTAGGGACGCGGGTGTGGCTAATTCCGGCCCTGGCCCCCATTTTTGCGGCGGTGTACTACTTCACCTTCCGCTTCATGATCTACCACTTCGACCTCAAAACCCCCGGTCGTGAGCTTGATACGGGCACCGACGACGTGTCTGCCGCCATCACCGGAGACAAAGCCGAAATGGCCAAAGCCCTGGTACTGGCCTTTGGCGGACGCAGCAACATCAAAAACCTCGATGCCTGCATCACCCGCCTGCGGATTGAGGTAGAAGACATGGCCAAGGTCAACGTGCCCCGGCTGAAAGCCCTAGGAGCCTCCGGGGTGGTGCAGGTGGGCAACAACGCCCAGGCCATTTTTGGCCCCCGGTCGGATAACCTCAAAACCGACATGGGCGACTACCTGAAAGTGGCTGGCCCCGAAGCGGACATGGTGGAAGTCCCCGCCGAGGGCTTTGTGGACGAACCCGCCAACGACCTAGCCAAAATCCCCCCCGATCCCCAGGCCGGAGAAAAGGCCGAGGCCATGATCGCCGCTTTGGGTGGAGCCGACAATCTCCGTACCGTCGATCCCGTGGCCCTCACCCGTCTGCGAATTGAAATTACCAATCCGGTTACGGTAAATGAAACCGCGCTACAATCCGCCGGGGTGCAGGGGATGATGAGAGTGCAGGAAAACGTGCTGCATCTGGTGGTGGGCCTCAACGCCGAGCAATACGCGGGTGAAATTACCCAGCGCCTCGGCACCAAGGTTTAG
- a CDS encoding type II toxin-antitoxin system RelE/ParE family toxin encodes MTGSNPYSLEETRKFQRSFKKLATPALKAQLAQYLKEITLNPEHPKAEREPQPRRAAIPDGWAFYKLRFQVGKGASGQIRLMYLVNDATLRIKLLWIYSHEQFAKRPADDDLIDVIQAALEDS; translated from the coding sequence ATGACTGGCTCGAATCCCTACTCGCTTGAGGAAACGAGGAAGTTTCAGCGATCCTTCAAAAAGCTGGCAACCCCCGCCCTCAAAGCCCAACTGGCCCAATACCTCAAAGAAATCACCCTCAACCCCGAACATCCCAAAGCCGAACGCGAACCCCAACCCCGCCGTGCCGCCATCCCCGATGGGTGGGCGTTCTACAAACTGCGGTTCCAGGTCGGCAAAGGAGCTTCCGGCCAGATTCGGCTGATGTACCTGGTCAACGACGCCACCCTCCGGATCAAGCTGCTCTGGATCTACAGCCACGAGCAATTTGCCAAACGCCCCGCCGACGATGACCTCATTGACGTTATTCAAGCGGCGCTGGAGGACTCGTAA
- a CDS encoding site-specific DNA-methyltransferase, whose product MTDQPQLDLNVPNTEPMQTVEGYRFEPIKGYPMLHWKGKRPFTSTQYYPAQLKEVHGEEVDNWRSKIFWGDNLQVMSHLLKEFRGKVNLVYIDPPFDSRSDYKKRVLLRGRRVTSEFTAFEEKQYTDIWTNDEYLQFMYERLVLIKEILNEEGTIWLHCDYHKSHYLKCICDEIFAESNFVNEIVWNRATPRGNVKVGLSVAHDTILVYGRSQKLEWHPPLLAYSDEYKNRFTKVDSDGRFYTTDSLINPNPDRPNLDYEWRGVRRVWRVGREKMEEYEKQGKIEYTSNGVARQKRYLDELEGRPMTTIWDDIFPVNSQAKERQDYPTQKPETLLERILQIASSPDDIIFDCFMGSGTTQAVAMKLGRRFIGADINLGAVQITTKRLLKVAADLAQTQAQPAQGELPVAPGLRVIAGGKVGGTPLAADSGGSYGAGADTEDEDETAPTAPPEPTTFYTGFEVYNVNHYDVFRNPLEAKDLLLEALEVDRLEQGNLFDGVKDGRRVKIMPVNRIATRADLNELIAGFDYKTFEQKHQENARAPVEKITLVCMGHEPDLAAQLKKEVKPFELDVEVVDILRDKQDIQFKRDSEARIVAQGGELVIEAFYPMNLLGKLSLQQENVEDWRELVESVMIDWNYDGAVFQPLQVDIPSKNDLVTGRYPIPADAGTIRVKITDLLSESLEVEVATEP is encoded by the coding sequence ATGACCGACCAGCCCCAGCTAGACCTGAATGTGCCCAACACCGAGCCGATGCAGACGGTGGAGGGCTACCGCTTTGAACCCATTAAGGGCTACCCGATGCTGCACTGGAAGGGCAAGCGCCCGTTTACCAGCACGCAGTATTACCCGGCCCAACTGAAGGAGGTACATGGCGAGGAGGTGGACAACTGGCGCAGCAAAATCTTTTGGGGCGACAACCTCCAGGTGATGAGCCACTTGCTGAAGGAGTTTAGGGGCAAGGTGAATTTGGTCTATATTGACCCGCCGTTTGATTCTCGATCAGATTACAAGAAAAGAGTCTTATTGAGAGGAAGAAGAGTAACAAGCGAATTTACAGCTTTTGAGGAAAAACAATATACAGACATCTGGACAAATGACGAATATCTTCAATTCATGTATGAACGCTTAGTCTTAATCAAAGAGATTCTTAATGAAGAAGGAACGATCTGGCTGCATTGTGATTATCACAAATCGCATTATTTAAAGTGTATTTGTGATGAAATCTTCGCCGAATCAAATTTCGTTAATGAAATTGTCTGGAATAGAGCTACTCCTAGAGGAAATGTAAAAGTTGGCTTGAGTGTAGCTCATGACACAATCTTAGTTTATGGCAGAAGCCAAAAGTTAGAGTGGCATCCGCCACTTTTAGCATACTCGGACGAGTATAAGAATAGATTCACGAAAGTTGATTCCGATGGAAGATTTTATACAACTGACAGTTTAATTAACCCTAATCCTGATAGGCCAAACTTAGATTATGAATGGCGAGGTGTGCGTAGAGTTTGGAGGGTTGGTAGAGAGAAAATGGAGGAATACGAGAAGCAGGGGAAGATTGAATATACGTCCAATGGTGTGGCAAGACAAAAGAGATATTTGGATGAGCTTGAAGGCCGACCAATGACAACCATTTGGGATGATATATTTCCTGTTAATTCTCAAGCTAAAGAGCGCCAAGATTATCCAACACAGAAGCCTGAAACTCTTCTTGAGAGAATCTTGCAAATAGCTTCTAGTCCTGATGATATTATCTTCGATTGCTTTATGGGCAGTGGCACCACCCAAGCCGTAGCCATGAAATTGGGGCGGCGGTTTATTGGGGCCGATATTAACCTAGGGGCGGTGCAAATTACCACCAAGCGGTTGCTAAAAGTGGCGGCAGACCTTGCCCAGACCCAGGCCCAGCCAGCCCAGGGTGAGTTGCCTGTGGCTCCGGGGCTGCGGGTGATTGCTGGGGGCAAGGTTGGGGGCACCCCACTGGCGGCGGATAGTGGCGGTTCCTATGGCGCTGGTGCAGATACCGAGGACGAAGACGAAACCGCGCCCACCGCCCCACCGGAGCCGACGACGTTTTACACGGGTTTTGAGGTCTACAACGTCAACCACTACGACGTGTTCCGCAACCCCCTAGAGGCCAAGGACTTGCTGCTAGAGGCGCTGGAGGTAGACCGGCTAGAGCAGGGTAACTTGTTCGATGGGGTAAAAGATGGGCGCAGGGTCAAAATCATGCCTGTCAACCGCATTGCCACCCGCGCCGACCTGAATGAACTGATCGCCGGGTTCGACTACAAAACCTTCGAGCAAAAGCACCAAGAAAACGCCCGTGCCCCCGTGGAGAAAATTACCCTGGTCTGCATGGGCCACGAGCCAGACCTGGCCGCCCAGCTCAAAAAAGAGGTCAAACCCTTCGAGCTAGATGTGGAGGTAGTCGATATCCTCCGCGACAAACAAGACATCCAGTTCAAGCGCGACTCGGAGGCCCGCATTGTGGCCCAGGGCGGCGAACTGGTGATCGAGGCGTTCTATCCTATGAACCTGCTGGGCAAGCTCAGCCTGCAACAGGAAAACGTCGAAGACTGGCGCGAACTGGTGGAATCGGTGATGATCGACTGGAACTACGACGGGGCGGTGTTCCAACCTCTCCAGGTAGACATCCCCAGCAAAAACGACCTGGTGACAGGCCGCTACCCCATCCCCGCCGACGCTGGCACCATCCGCGTCAAAATCACCGACCTACTCTCCGAGTCGCTGGAGGTGGAGGTAGCCACCGAGCCGTAG